GGGATTGGCTCCCTTTCAGCCAATAGGCGGTGGGGGTGTGCCCAGACGCTGAGTAGTGACTGAACGGCCGCTGAGGACCGCTTACTGGAGACCATAGCTGGTCAGTGAGCAGCAGCAATGGCGGCTGCGATGGCGGCGACAGCGGTGGAGCGTGCGGTGCTGGTGAGGAGTGTGGTCCAGCGGGACGGGGTTGGGGCGGAGGGTCCGGGCGGCTGACAGCGGCCTGTCCCGGCAGGAGGAGGAATTCAGCTGGCTGCTTCACGATGAGGTGCACGCTGTGCTGAGGCAGCTTCAGGACATCTTAAAGGTAAAGCCTCGCGGGGCGTCTGTGGACCTCTGCACactcccaccttccccagcctcccctgACGCGGCTCCTTCCCCCGGGTGGCCTCGCCAGCCTCCCTCTCGCTTGCTGTGTTCTCGAAGCGCGGTATTCAGATGGGTTTTGTCGTCAGCGGACTTGGAGCCTAGTCAGGGACACCGGACTTACCCGTTTGTCCAAACAGCTATGTGAGTGCCATGGACCCAGGATGAGCCCCGGGGTCCGAACAGCGAAGGCCTTCTTTGAGGCAGTGACATTTAATCCGAGATCAAGGGCCCCAGCATTGTGACATTAGCCAAGTACTcagtctctctgggcctccttttCGTCCCTTGCAAAAAGGACGTAACGGTATCTGCTTCACAGCGCTGTCGTGAAGTCAACTCACAAATGTCCGGGCATTGCCTGGTATGACCAGAATTCCGAGTTGTCATGACTACTGTGGTTCCCTGACCCTGTTCTTCACACCTGAGCACTTTGACCGACCTGGGAAAGTATTCCTGTTCAATACCCCATGTTGGACACTGTGGGTGCTCCGGAAATAGGGAAGGAGCAGGCATTGCCTCCCTTAGGACGTGAAATTCGGGCCAtaggggaggagtcagagaagcAAGCGGGAAGGTGCCCTGGAGGCTTGGGAAAGGTGTCCCTGTGAGGCCAGCCCACCTGTTCCTCTCCTAGCCTACCTGGGAGTGGGGCTTCTGGAAGGAGCACTGGAAGGGCTGGATTGAGTGAACTTTGCTCCACTCCCCTTTGCCCCCCAGGAGGCCTCTCTCCGCTTCACTCTGCAGGGCTCAGGCACAGAGGGTCCTGTCAAGCAAGAGAACTTCATTCTGGGCAGCTATGGGTGAGCCCTGGCTCTGCAGAAACCCCTGGGATGGGCTCCTTAGGCGGGTGGGACACCTGGGCCGGAACATCCTGGGACACCCAGCCAGAAGCAGCCCACTGGGATGGCTGGGTGGTAGGAGGGATTAGCTTCAGGCTCTGCTCTGACCCCAGTGTGTTACAGCACTGACCAGGTGAAAGGCGTGCTGACTCTGCAAGGGGACGCGCTGAGCCAGGCGGTgagtcctgcccctcccccctttccttgtTGCTGGAGAAGCCAGTGAGGAAGAGCCTGGTAGTCTCCTGCTTAGCCCTGCCACCAGCTGGCTATGTGGTGCTGGGCAGGATTCTTGaccattctgagcctcagtttccttgtaaaatgacaataaccCCCAACCTTTCCATGAGATTGGTGTTTGGTTTCTGTAAGACGTGCAGAAAGGGGATGCTTTGTAAATGGTCCAGCCCTGAGTCTGGGCCCAGTGTAGCATGGGCATTGGCAGGATTAGGCTGGCCCCAGATCAAAGTGGAATCAGCCAACATCCGAGCTCCATCTGCACCCAACCCTGTGCCAGGTGCCAAGGCGTGGGGGAAGGTCCCTCTCCACGGGTAGGTGTTCAGTCCATTGGCCTGTGCAGATATTCTCTGTCTGCCTAGTCACACATCTCCTCCCAGCTAAGGCCACCTTCCCCATTCACGGtctctttccctttcatttctttgtggttTCTCTTGGGCCTGAATTCCTGTTCACCCACAAATGGCCATGGTGTTGAGAGTCCTTCCTCCTACCCCCTAGAAGTGTCTGGGGCTTAAACCACCACTGTTTCAGCCCCCACCTTAAAGGCTCAGAGTGGCCAAAAGCCTAAGGGCATCCCTTTACCCAGCTTATCCCACTCTCACCCGTCAGGACGTGAACCTGAAGATGCCCCGGAACAACCAGTTGCTGCATTTTGCCTTTCGGGAGGACAAGCAGTGGAAGTTGCAGCAGGTAACCAGGACCTTCCCTGACCAGAGCTCAGGCCACAAGGGCaagcagaggcaggcaggcaggcctgcACAATGGTACTAAGGCCTCCAGGGGCTGGACACTGAGGATTTGCTGCCACAGCAAGCCTGGTATAGCATTTCCTAGCAGCaaagctggggtgggtggggtctgGGGCTCCAGAGACTAGCTTTGTGGGAGGTGAGCCTGTCTATACTCCCCAGCCAAAGCCACAGGAACTTCCCCCTGAACAAGTCACTCCCTTCCCATGCTTCCAGGGGCTTCCCATGGCTCTTGAGGACAAAATCCATGCTCCCTATCAACTCTTATGTGACTGGACCCCAGCTTTTGCTCCCTCCCCCACAACTGGCCACCAGCAGTCtccacctctgggcctttgctgaTTCTTGTCTCACTGCCTGGAATCCTCTCCACCAGCTTTTCTCATGACAAGAGTAATGAATGTCAGCTCAAGAGTCACCTCCCTGGGGCCTCCTCTGACCCCCATCTAAAGAGGCTCCCTGATCTCGCTTCATcaccctgtttattttcttgtgcAAGTCACTCAGTCTGTTATCTTGTGCCTTTACTGTGTTACCATCCATCTGTCCTCCTTTAGAAAGTGAGCTACATGAGGCCAGGAACCAAGCCTGCCTTAGTTTGTGCGTTTTGCacagcacccagccagggcaggaggcgcATAGTTGTGGAACTATGGGGGAAGTGTCAGGCAAGCAGcatccacccacccctccaaGGATGACAGCCCTTCAGAGTGTGGGCCCACGGGCTAGAACTGTGAGACCATGGCTGTTGTGAATCTGGCACATCTCCCTGCTGGGTCCCAGCCCACTAACCACAGAGCGGGCACTGTTTTCAGATCCAGGATGCCAGGAACCACGTGAGCCAAGCCATTTACCTTCTCAACAACCGGGATGACAGCTACCAGTTCAGGACAGGAGCAGAGGTCCTTAAGGTGAGCTGCCTGCAGGGAGCCAGgttccccacacccagccctgaCCTCTGACCGGGCCCCTGGAGTACTCTGCCCCCACATCCTCAGGTATTGCTGACAGTTGATTCTTCACCTCTCAGTGCACACATGTCTGCCCAACCACAGTCAAATGGCTCACAGCCCAAGCTCCAGAACCAGATCTGGGTTCTGATCCCAGGGTCTTTGCTATAAGCTGTTCAACCTCAAGTCACTTACTTAGCCACTCTGTGCTTCAATATCCTTCCCTGTAAAAGAGGGACAAGGGTAGTGACTACTAATTGTGATAACACAGGTAAAGTGGCCCCTAGTAAGTGCTTCGTAAATAGTAGCTACTAGTAGTAGTACTagcaataggaagaaaaaaaattaacaaattcagTTCATAAAGCATGGAGGAAAAACTTGAGTCTGGATGCCTAGACTTGCTGTGTGTCCTTAGCCGGTTCACCTACCCTCCCTGAACCTCTGATTGTTCATATGAAACTTGGAACTGGACGGACTGAGGTCCCTCCCAGAACTGTGACTGCCCTGGGGGGTATAAGCTGTAGCCCATATGCCTCCACCCAACAGTTTTGCCTTGGTCATCCTAACACCCACAGCAACAGCTGGAAGCGGTGGAAGCTGGGCCTCTAAGGAGTCCAAGACAGGGATCTGGTCCATGTTAAAGGGATGAGTTCTACATAGTTCTACCGTTCACTATCTATGTGACCTTACCCCTTCAGAGTCTCAGTTTTTTCACCTGTGGAAATGGGGTTGGTACCTGACTTAGGGCATCAACTCAACTGTCTCATTGATTCCTCCAGGAAGTTCTCCCTTGCCCTTTGCACCCTAGCTAGATTAGGGCCCCTTCTTCTATGTTCCTTCATTGCCTCTACCCCCATCCATCAAGCCCTCATGCCCCTGGGACTTAACTCCTGGAATCTCATTTCCCATTGGACCCACCCCTAGAATCCCATGCAATACAAGCTCCTGGATGGGTGCTTCACTGGACATcctaccctcctcccccaggtgGAGCCCAGTtacctgtatttttaacaagcccCCTGCTTTAGGGTGGCATTCCAGCTCTGAGACCAGGACCAccagggcaggagctgggagcTACCCTACTTTGTTGCTCCTCgatgctggggggtggggagataggATCAGAACCAAGCCCACTGCCCTCACAGCAGCTGtgaccagccccctccccctagCTGATGGACGCCGTGATGCTGCAACTGACCAGAGCTCGCAACCGGCTCACCACTCCAGCCACCCTCACTCTGCCTGAGATTGCTGCCAGCGGCCTCACGGTCAGTGCCTCAGTCCAGGAGAGTGGGTCCCCTAGAAAAGGGACACGGGTGCCCCAGATTGTCATCAGTAGGAGTTCTGTGTCTATGCAGTTTTCTGGGATAGGGTCCTCAGCTCTCATCCTGTGTGCCCCCCCAAATACAGCACCCCTGGTCTGAGTCAGCGGTTTCTAAGCCTGGCAGAGCAGGAAGTTACCCAGGGCACCTGGGAAGAGTCTGGATGCCCCAGTTTGTAAGATGAGGGCAGAGATCCCCCAGGTGGTTCTTGAGGGACTTCTGCCTACCCTGCCCTCatcccacctgcctgcctgccccccagCGTATGTTTGCCCCTGCGTTGCCCTCCGATCTGCTGGTCAACGTCTACATCAACCTTAACAAGCTCTGTCTCACCGTGTACCAGCTGCACACCCTACAGCCCAATTCCACCAAGGTGAGCAGGACCCTGCCAACCTCCAACCCCTCACTTCCACCAGCCCATGCCCTGCAGCCCCAAGGGCCTGACCAGGGCTGGTGCTCTTCTGCCTAGAACTTCCGCCCAGCTGGAGGCTCTGTGCTCCACAGCCCTGGGGCCATGTTGTAAGTATGCTATTGGGAGGGGTGCCCTGGAGCGCCCTTTGCACCTCAGAGGCTAGGGGGCTCAGGGACCCTTGTCTCCCTGCAGTGAGTGGGGCTCCCAGCGTCTGGAAGTGAGCCACGTGCACAAAGTAGAGTCTGTCATCCCGTGGCTCAATGATGCCCTTGTCTTCTTCACCGTCTCCCTGCAGCTCTGCCAGCAGCTCAAGGATAAGGTGGGGACATGGGGGTGGTGAGGTCTGGGCTGATCAGTCTTAGACCGATGAGGCCAGCCTGGCCACAGGCTGCTTAGACCCTTAATTTGGGGGGGCACGCCAAGGCCTCTTGTCTCACCTCCAAAGCACCTCCAAATGTTAAGGTTTTTTGTGCCCTCTGCACACACCAGCCGGATGGGCTGCTGGGCAACAGTGCCTGCTCCCTGACACATTGCCCTTGGATAACCTTGAAATCTCACCTGAGTCACAGGGTACAACAGGGGCCAGGCCCCCCTGCACCACCACTCACCATgtcccccccaccttcctcccttcctagATCTCGGTGTTTTCCAGCTACTGGAGCTACAGGCCTTTCTAAGCAGAGCACCCAAGAGctgttccccctgagaagtggcCCCTACCAAGGGTGTCCCtatccccaccacacacaccccttGGATTACAGGCCAGAGCCAGCACTATGGGCAATTTACTTCCCTCCTTGCCTGGTCTGCCCATCACACTTGCACAAATGGGAGTGAACACAGGAACCTCTGGGATGAAGAGAGGCtgacttgctttttgttttggatGGGGGTGGGTCAGGAAGGTGGGGTCAAGAGGTAGCCCACATTCCAAGCCTTGCCCTTTGGACTCAAGGTggagcccagcccagggcactCCTTCCTCCCTGTTTCGCTACCTTCCTGCTGAGCTGCCCCCAGGATGGTGTGGGGCAGCCACACTCCCTCTCCCACTGGAAGGTGAGGGGTGGATGGTGACCCTAAGCTGTGagttgggaaggaagaagaaggaaagggcaGACAGAGGCCACCTGCCGTGAGCTGGGGTGCCCTCGACTGTTTATTCAGCAACCCCACCAGGGCCTCCAAGAAATAAAGATTATCCACTTTTGCctggacatctctgtcttgtcTGTCTGAGTGGGGACCACAGTGGGGGTCCCTGATTGTCAGCAGCTGGATGGGGTTCCCAGTGACTGAGCCCCTGGCCTATTCACGCCACCTTTGAGAGGGCCCTTCTGGCTGCTAAGGGGCTGAGTAGAATAGTGACAAGGGCTTTGCCTGAGGGTTGGGGCCCCAAGTTTCAGCCCAGCTTCCCCTCCTATTGGTAGTTGCTGAGTGACCTCCAGCAACTTATTTAAGGTTTCCTGGTGACAGTCATGCTGGCTGAAGTCTATGAGGGACCAGGTGGGCACCAGATGGAACACTGAGTGCCTGCAGCGCTCACCCCTTGATGGGAGGTTAGAACAGAACACGCTTCAGACTCAAGCTCTGGGCAAACAAGACCTTTTATTGTTGCCCAGCAGGATGTGTGAGCAGAGGGGCTGGAAGACTTGTCTCACTAAGGTTCCAGAGCCAAGTTACTCACTCCCATGGAGTTTACCTGTAAGAGAGGCACAGAGGGTTTGGTGGGCTTCAGTTCCCTGCCAACCCCCATCTAGAGGAGGAGGCCCAGCGGCCTCTCCAAAACCCCTCCTCCACCTCAGTGCAATTCCGGGCCGTGATTCTTACCTGCTTGGTTCTCACCTTCTGGGATCTGGAGGagcaatagcagcagcagcagtggaggCAGGcgagcagcagcagaagcaacaCAGTGCCTAGGGGCGGGACAGGTGTCCAGACATGGCCCTCTGACTAGGTAGGGCCTGACATGTGAGGCTGATGGGCCAGAGACAGAGACCACACTCacccaggaagaggaggaagataaTAAAGGCAGCTGTGTCCCACGTGGACTGGAACAGTTTGTGgctcctcagtttccccagcactTCCTCGGCTGTGGACTCCAGCTCCTCCAGGTTGTCCATCTCAGCTGGAGGGTTGTGGGTGCCACCTGCCTTAGCCCCACAAGGTGCCCCTTAGAGCCTTGGGCTCCTCTGGGGCTGGGCCACATACAGGCCTCCCACAGTCCAGTCCTTGCCCCTCTCACACCTTccctctgggccccagtttctGCCCCAGACTCTTCCATGATTCTCCTTGCTCAGCCCTTCTCTTGACCCTGAACCTGGCCTGggcagccccttccccttcccagccgTGCAGCAGCCCCACACCTAGACCCAACCTGCCTCAGAGCTCCCCAGTCAGGCAGGTCCTAACTCCTGGGAGCACAGACTGCTTCCTGCTTCTGGATCCACTATACCCGAGGCCTTGGCAACCAGCCCCACTCTCTCCAGGGGCTcccagagagcaggagagggcGGGGCCTGTGTCCCAGCAGGTGTGCCTCCTGCCTATGATACTGTAGGACTCAGGAGGAGGCCACAGGCCTGTCAGCTTCCTCATTCCAGGGCTTTGTCACTTTTTCTCAGTAGATCGATCATAACAAGCAGGTTGGGACAGTGGGCACTAGGCTGCTGTTGACTTCATGaatgaagaaaagacaaaaagggagggaggaaggaaagtaaaaaggagaaaggggaaaggaagggaaggaaaagttgTGTCCATTCCACCACCCTTCCTTGGGCAGCTGGGGTGTGCCTGATACCATACTAGGAGTCTTGGATACCTATTTTATCTGTTCTAATCCTTACAATAACACTCTGGTTATCTCTCAAATGAGCTCTTTCCCAGAATTTGGGGCCTCAGGCCCTGAACCCTGCCAGCCCTGACCCTGTCCAGTGAGGCAGCTGTCACTCCTGCCTTCTTGCAGAACACAGACATGTCCAGGCCCACTAGGGGCCAGAGACTGCTCAGCACTTGAAGTTGCCTATAAATGAGGAAGAGTCAAATTCTTGTTCTTGTAGCGCTTATGGTTTAGCAGGGGAAAACACATCAGCCAATGTGAGGCTGTACATACAACATGACCTAGTTTATTTCGCATGGCAATCCTACAGCGAGTGCTAGTGCTATTTCCATTCTACAGGTGTGCAGACTGGGTCCTTGAGAACCTCAGCTACCCGCTCAAGTCACACTtctaatggatttttttctttttttaaaaaaaggaatgttttattcatttatttttagagagaaagagagggagagaaacatcaacgtgtcattgcctctcatgcaccacccGCCCTCCACACCCCgcactggggatgtggcctgcaacccaggcatgtgccccgactgaaaatcaaaccagcgaccctttggtttgcaggctggcggtCAATCCActggaccacaccagccagggcaaggattCATTTATTTTCGCTGCTATAACATACTACCACAAAAtcgatggcttaaaacaatacaatttcATTacctcacagctctggaggttgGAGTCCAGAGGGGttgggcagggctggttccttccaGAGCATCTAGGGGAGAAGccattccttgccttttccagcttctagaggccacatTCTTTGGTTCATGCTCCAGCCCCGTCACTTTAATTTCTGCTTCCATTGTCACATCGTCTCTGACTctaccttcctgccttcctctaaTAAGGAACCCTGTCATTACATTGGCCCCCAGGATCATCTCCCcagcaaaattctttttttttattgtattttttccattaccgtttatcccccttatactcccctcctcctgtaatcaccaccctgttgtccatgtccatgagtcctttttcctttttgcttgatcccttcacccctgtccccagcaaaattcttaatcacatctgcaaagactcttttGCCACTGAAAATAACATATTcgcaggttccagggattaggatggaAATATCTAAAGGGGCATGATTTTGCCAGCCACACCCAGTGAGCAGAAAAGCCGGAACTGGGACCCAGGCATTCGGCTTCCAGAGCCCTTGACCATCATGTTAGGGGCTTTCCTTTGCTGTGATCCCCATCCTACACCCTACCTTCATTCCCTCCATCTCATTCTGAGATCTCAGATTCCTGTCGTAGAGGGAGGGTAATTTTGAAATGACTGGAATGTTCTCTTGCAAAAACGGGGCTGgggacaggtgcagccactgtggaaaacagcctggcagcTCCTGGCAACTCCACGCCGAGGTATACACCGAGGAGGACCGCAAACAAGTACGCAAAGACTGTACAGCACTCTTCACAGC
Above is a window of Desmodus rotundus isolate HL8 unplaced genomic scaffold, HLdesRot8A.1 manual_scaffold_156, whole genome shotgun sequence DNA encoding:
- the SMIM22 gene encoding small integral membrane protein 22 isoform X2, which produces MDNLEELESTAEEVLGKLRSHKLFQSTWDTAAFIIFLLFLGTVLLLLLLACLHCCCCYCSSRSQKVNSMGVSNLALEP
- the ROGDI gene encoding protein rogdi homolog, with the translated sequence MAAAMAATAVERAVLEEEFSWLLHDEVHAVLRQLQDILKEASLRFTLQGSGTEGPVKQENFILGSYGTDQVKGVLTLQGDALSQADVNLKMPRNNQLLHFAFREDKQWKLQQIQDARNHVSQAIYLLNNRDDSYQFRTGAEVLKLMDAVMLQLTRARNRLTTPATLTLPEIAASGLTRMFAPALPSDLLVNVYINLNKLCLTVYQLHTLQPNSTKNFRPAGGSVLHSPGAMFEWGSQRLEVSHVHKVESVIPWLNDALVFFTVSLQLCQQLKDKISVFSSYWSYRPF
- the SMIM22 gene encoding small integral membrane protein 22 isoform X1 — its product is MDNLEELESTAEEVLGKLRSHKLFQSTWDTAAFIIFLLFLGTVLLLLLLACLHCCCCYCSSRSQKVRTKQVNSMGVSNLALEP